A window of the Alnus glutinosa chromosome 4, dhAlnGlut1.1, whole genome shotgun sequence genome harbors these coding sequences:
- the LOC133866396 gene encoding uncharacterized protein LOC133866396, translated as MDPCPFVRLTVGNLALKIPVASKPARSVVHPSSSPCFCKVKLKNFPLQTAVVPFIPPENQFPDGHVQTIAATFHLSKSDIERLSGKYIFGGKLSVKISIYTGRRGTTCGVSSGKLLGKVSVPLDLAGTESRACTVFHNGWISVGKEAKSSSTQFHLNVKAEPDPRFVFQFDGEPECSPQVFQIQGNIRQPVFTCKFSFRNTGDRTQRSRSMQSETGSARGWLSSFGSERERPGKERKGWSITVHDLSGSPVAAASMVTPFVASPGSDRVSRSNPGSWLILRPGEGTWKPWGRLEAWRERGGSDGLGYRFELVVPDTGAAGIVLAESTLSTHKGGKFLIDLGSGSNGRATPGTTGSPGCSPRSSGDYGFGLWPYCAYRGFVMSARVEGECKSQSKPSVEVSVQHVTCTEDAAVFVALAAAVDLSLDACRPFSQRLRKELCQSHDSIV; from the exons ATGGATCCCTGCCCTTTCGTGCGCCTCACCGTCGGGAATCTGGCCCTCAAGATCCCTGTCGCGTCAAAGCCCGCTCGCTCCGTCGTGCACCCGTCGTCGTCGCCGTGTTTCTGCAAAGTCAAACTTAAGAACTTTCCGCTCCAAACCGCCGTCGTTCCGTTCATTCCACCGGAGAACCAGTTCCCGGACGGCCACGTCCAGACAATAGCGGCCACGTTTCACTTGAGCAAGTCCGATATTGAGAGGCTCTCCGGGAAGTACATCTTCGGTGGGAAACTATCCGTGAAGATCTCCATCTACACCGGCCGGAGAGGCACCACCTGCGGGGTAAGCTCCGGGAAGCTGCTCGGAAAGGTGTCGGTGCCGTTGGATCTGGCGGGAACGGAGTCCAGGGCTTGCACCGTGTTCCACAACGGCTGGATTTCCGTCGGGAAAGAAGCCAAGAGCTCGTCCACACAGTTCCACTTGAATGTGAAGGCAGAGCCTGACCCGAGGTTCGTGTTTCAGTTCGACGGCGAGCCTGAGTGTAGTCCACAAGTGTTTCAGATCCAAGGCAACATTCGGCAACCGGTTTTTACTTGCAAGTTCAGCTTCAGGAACACCGGTGACCGGACTCAGAGATCCAG ATCGATGCAATCGGAGACTGGCAGTGCTCGGGGCTGGCTGAGCTCATTCGGGAGCGAGCGAGAGCGACCGGGAAAGGAACGAAAGGGATGGTCAATCACAGTCCACGATCTCTCCGGTTCACCGGTCGCCGCCGCGTCAATGGTCACACCCTTCGTGGCCTCCCCCGGTTCGGACAGGGTCAGCCGGTCCAACCCCGGCTCGTGGCTCATACTCCGCCCGGGAGAGGGTACCTGGAAGCCCTGGGGCCGGCTCGAGGCGTGGCGTGAGCGGGGCGGCTCCGACGGCCTCGGCTACCGCTTCGAGCTGGTCGTCCCGGACACGGGCGCGGCCGGCATCGTGTTAGCCGAGTCGACGCTGAGCACGCACAAGGGCGGGAAGTTCCTCATCGACTTGGGCTCCGGCTCAAACGGTCGAGCCACGCCGGGAACCACCGGCTCGCCGGGTTGCAGCCCGAGGAGCAGCGGAGACTACGGCTTCGGCTTGTGGCCGTACTGCGCGTACAGAGGGTTTGTGATGTCGGCGCGCGTGGAGGGCGAGTGCAAGTCCCAAAGTAAGCCCAGCGTGGAGGTGAGCGTGCAGCACGTGACCTGCACGGAGGACGCGGCCGTTTTCGTGGCTTTAGCCGCAGCCGTTGATCTCAGCTTGGACGCTTGCAGGCCCTTCTCTCAGCGCCTCAGGAAAGAGCTGTGCCAGTCACATGATTCGATTGTGTAG